From Rhodococcus antarcticus, the proteins below share one genomic window:
- the malQ gene encoding 4-alpha-glucanotransferase — MSAPDPSPLDRAERDTDDWGVARHWLDDAETECTPSAGTVEALRAVIGTPPQDLVRRVPIVLAPGRDAVLPAGELECEDGTRRPVGGPAPEDLPLGYHRLHPADGPSRRVIVSPGRCYRPDGLRTWGWAVQLYAARSAGSWATGDLADLRALRELARAQGAGFLLVNPLHGVAPTTEQEDSPYLPATRRFRNPLYLRVEEVPGVELTAAERAQGARLGAADVLDRDAGWALHQAVLRRAFSTSADFERWRTEQGEPLEQWARWCSLAQTHGDDFHDWPVPLQDPAAAPTDADEVTFHAWLQWCLAVQLDAACDGLTVLQDLPIGVSGGGADAWAWQDVLAHGVTVGAPADAFNSLGQDWGSPPLVPWRLRLADYEPFVQSVRATLAGGGGLRIDHVMGLFRLWWVPAGMSPADGAYVRYPWRDMLAIVALESHRARALVVGEDLGVVEDGVREALAEHDILSYRVLYFEDDAPADYPVDAMAAVSTHDLPTVAGLLDGSDVAEMVGLGLGSAEELAPGRQAMLDVIGAQPGERASRAVLDAYRALGGAPSAMLCATLDDAVLAARRPNIPGTTERANWCIPLPVRVEELGGLESVRAVADVLTAATTGDR, encoded by the coding sequence CCGAGCCCCCTGGACCGCGCCGAGCGTGACACCGACGACTGGGGCGTCGCCCGCCACTGGCTCGACGACGCCGAGACCGAGTGCACGCCGAGCGCCGGCACCGTCGAGGCCCTGCGCGCGGTCATCGGGACCCCGCCGCAGGACCTGGTGCGGCGCGTCCCGATCGTGCTCGCTCCGGGTCGCGACGCCGTCCTCCCCGCCGGGGAGCTGGAGTGCGAGGACGGCACCCGGCGCCCCGTCGGCGGGCCCGCGCCCGAGGACCTGCCGCTGGGCTACCACCGGCTGCACCCCGCCGACGGGCCGAGCCGACGGGTGATCGTCTCGCCCGGCCGCTGCTACCGGCCCGACGGGCTGCGCACCTGGGGCTGGGCGGTGCAGCTGTACGCGGCGCGCTCGGCGGGCAGCTGGGCGACCGGCGACCTGGCCGACCTGCGGGCGCTGCGCGAGCTCGCCCGGGCCCAGGGTGCGGGCTTCCTGCTGGTCAACCCGCTGCACGGCGTCGCGCCCACCACCGAGCAGGAGGACAGCCCGTACCTGCCCGCCACCCGCCGCTTCCGCAACCCGCTGTACCTGCGGGTCGAGGAGGTGCCCGGGGTGGAGCTCACCGCGGCCGAGCGGGCGCAGGGAGCGCGCCTGGGGGCGGCCGACGTGCTGGACCGCGACGCCGGCTGGGCCCTGCACCAGGCGGTGCTGCGCCGGGCGTTCTCGACCTCGGCGGACTTCGAGCGCTGGCGCACCGAGCAGGGCGAGCCGCTCGAGCAGTGGGCCCGCTGGTGCTCGCTGGCCCAGACCCACGGCGACGACTTCCACGACTGGCCCGTGCCCCTGCAGGACCCGGCCGCGGCGCCGACCGACGCCGACGAGGTCACCTTCCACGCCTGGCTGCAGTGGTGCCTGGCCGTCCAGCTGGACGCGGCGTGCGACGGGCTGACCGTGCTGCAGGACCTGCCGATCGGGGTGTCCGGCGGCGGTGCGGACGCCTGGGCCTGGCAGGACGTGCTCGCCCACGGGGTGACGGTGGGCGCGCCGGCGGACGCGTTCAACTCCCTCGGCCAGGACTGGGGCTCGCCGCCACTGGTGCCGTGGCGGCTGCGCCTGGCCGACTACGAGCCGTTCGTGCAGTCGGTGCGGGCGACGCTCGCCGGCGGGGGCGGGCTGCGCATCGACCACGTGATGGGCCTGTTCCGGCTGTGGTGGGTGCCGGCGGGGATGAGCCCGGCCGACGGGGCGTACGTCCGCTACCCGTGGCGGGACATGCTCGCGATCGTCGCGCTGGAGAGCCACCGGGCCCGCGCGCTGGTGGTCGGCGAGGACCTCGGCGTGGTCGAGGACGGGGTGCGCGAGGCGCTCGCCGAGCACGACATCCTCAGCTACCGCGTCCTGTACTTCGAGGACGACGCCCCGGCCGACTACCCGGTGGACGCCATGGCCGCGGTGAGCACGCACGACCTGCCGACCGTCGCCGGGCTGCTCGACGGGTCCGACGTCGCGGAGATGGTGGGGCTGGGGCTGGGCAGTGCCGAGGAGCTCGCGCCGGGGCGTCAGGCCATGCTCGACGTGATCGGTGCCCAGCCGGGCGAGCGGGCCTCGCGCGCGGTGCTCGACGCCTACCGGGCGCTGGGCGGGGCCCCGAGCGCGATGCTGTGCGCGACGCTGGACGACGCCGTGCTCGCCGCGCGTCGTCCGAACATCCCGGGCACCACCGAGCGCGCGAACTGGTGCATCCCGCTGCCGGTGCGGGTGGAGGAGCTGGGCGGGCTGGAGTCGGTCCGGGCGGTGGCGGACGTCCTCACGGCGGCGACCACCGGGGACCGCTGA
- a CDS encoding winged helix-turn-helix transcriptional regulator encodes MHRTDPADLPGRACSVAAALDVVGDRWSLLVVREVSFGHHRFSEILAGTGAPRDRLTARLKLLVEVGVLERRPYQDHPPRAGYHLTAAGGGLLPVLHALRQWGDDNVVTAPPVRLVHGPDDHEARAEWTCVTCRQPLRGSHAHLERVQP; translated from the coding sequence ATGCACCGCACCGACCCCGCTGACCTGCCCGGTCGCGCGTGCTCCGTGGCCGCCGCGCTGGACGTCGTGGGTGACCGGTGGTCGCTGCTCGTCGTCCGCGAGGTGAGCTTCGGGCACCACCGCTTCAGCGAGATCCTCGCCGGCACGGGCGCCCCCCGGGACCGCCTCACCGCGCGGCTGAAGCTGCTCGTGGAGGTGGGGGTGCTGGAGCGCCGCCCGTACCAGGACCATCCGCCCCGCGCGGGGTACCACCTCACCGCGGCGGGCGGGGGACTGCTCCCGGTGCTGCACGCGCTGCGGCAGTGGGGCGACGACAACGTGGTGACCGCGCCGCCGGTGCGCCTGGTCCACGGCCCCGACGACCACGAGGCCCGCGCCGAGTGGACCTGCGTCACCTGCAGGCAGCCGCTGCGTGGCTCCCACGCGCACCTCGAGCGGGTGCAGCCGTGA
- a CDS encoding GNAT family N-acetyltransferase: MQGTEVHDDAERSAYEITVDGVHAGHAFRELRDGRTVFTHTEIDDAFGGRGIGGELARGALDDVRAQGGLVVPECDFLAGWIARHPDYLDLVDPADRDRVRALAG; the protein is encoded by the coding sequence GTGCAGGGAACCGAGGTCCACGACGACGCCGAGCGCTCCGCCTACGAGATCACCGTGGACGGGGTGCACGCCGGCCACGCCTTCCGCGAGCTGCGCGACGGGCGCACCGTGTTCACCCACACCGAGATCGACGACGCGTTCGGCGGCCGGGGGATCGGCGGTGAGCTGGCCCGGGGCGCGCTGGACGACGTGCGCGCCCAGGGCGGCCTCGTGGTGCCGGAGTGCGACTTCCTCGCGGGGTGGATCGCCCGGCACCCGGACTACCTCGACCTGGTGGACCCGGCGGACCGCGACCGGGTCCGGGCGCTGGCGGGCTGA
- a CDS encoding FKBP-type peptidyl-prolyl cis-trans isomerase: protein MTRPDVDPPEGPAPTELVIDEIVVGDGAEAEAGQHVRAHYTGVTHAEGEQFDSSWDRGDPLEFRLGVGQVIAGWDQGIVGMRVGGRRRLTIPSALAYGDRGAGGVIKPGAALVFVVDLVAVR, encoded by the coding sequence CTGACCCGTCCGGACGTCGACCCGCCCGAGGGCCCTGCCCCCACCGAGCTGGTCATCGACGAGATCGTCGTGGGTGACGGCGCCGAGGCCGAGGCGGGCCAGCACGTCCGCGCGCACTACACCGGCGTCACGCACGCCGAGGGCGAGCAGTTCGACTCGTCCTGGGACCGTGGCGACCCGTTGGAGTTCCGCCTCGGCGTCGGCCAGGTCATCGCCGGCTGGGACCAGGGCATCGTCGGCATGAGGGTCGGTGGCCGCCGTCGCCTCACCATCCCGTCCGCCCTGGCCTACGGCGACCGGGGTGCCGGGGGTGTCATCAAGCCCGGTGCGGCGCTGGTCTTCGTCGTGGACCTCGTCGCCGTCCGCTGA
- a CDS encoding FAD-dependent oxidoreductase, giving the protein MAFAITQACCKDASCLSVCPVNCIHPTPGEPDFGTTDLLHVDPRACIDCGACADACPVGAITHVSRLAPEQAVYADINADYYADRPVDPAWDAPRFPPAGLSGVRGVRVAVVGTGPAACYAVQSLLRTADVRVTMVERLSRPGGLARFGVAPDHLATRRIVEHFAPVFTHPRVTLRLGTEVGRDVSAAELARDHDAVLWAVGADGDRQLGVPGEQLPGSLSARTLVGWYTGHPGVPADAVDLAGVARVVLVGNGNVAVDVARILTADPEALAGTDIAPHALAALRRHRVREVVLVARRGPEHAAFTRSEALALTRVPGVDVVVDDTAGVGSTLDALPATASASAVRGARRQSVDWTAPPAPGTRVVLAFGRTPTAVTAGTDGRVASVELATGETVRAQLVVTATGYRGTALDGVPFDASTATVRNDGGRVLDAAGAVVPGQYVVGWARRGTGGGIGDNRADAEEVVRALLTDVAAGATGATAASGAKCGLLVAIRGGMTTRSPHLAVLGGGSARQRTATRSTTKTSAAPGLMTPPAPRSP; this is encoded by the coding sequence GTGGCCTTCGCCATCACCCAGGCCTGCTGCAAGGACGCCTCGTGCCTGTCGGTGTGCCCGGTCAACTGCATCCACCCCACCCCGGGCGAGCCGGACTTCGGGACGACGGACCTGCTGCACGTCGACCCCCGTGCGTGCATCGACTGCGGGGCCTGCGCAGACGCCTGCCCGGTGGGGGCCATCACCCACGTCTCCCGGCTCGCGCCGGAGCAGGCGGTGTACGCCGACATCAACGCCGACTACTACGCCGACCGGCCCGTGGACCCGGCCTGGGACGCCCCCCGCTTCCCCCCGGCCGGGCTCTCGGGCGTGCGCGGCGTCCGGGTCGCCGTGGTGGGTACCGGGCCGGCGGCCTGCTACGCCGTGCAGTCGCTGCTGCGCACCGCCGACGTGCGGGTCACGATGGTGGAGCGCCTCAGCAGGCCGGGGGGCCTCGCCCGCTTCGGCGTCGCGCCGGACCACCTCGCCACCCGGCGCATCGTCGAGCACTTCGCCCCCGTGTTCACCCACCCCCGGGTCACCCTGCGCCTGGGCACCGAGGTCGGCCGCGACGTCTCCGCCGCCGAGCTCGCCCGCGACCACGACGCGGTGCTGTGGGCCGTGGGCGCGGACGGGGACCGACAGCTCGGCGTGCCCGGGGAGCAGCTGCCCGGCAGCCTCAGCGCCCGCACCCTGGTCGGCTGGTACACCGGCCACCCCGGGGTGCCCGCCGACGCGGTGGACCTGGCCGGGGTGGCGCGCGTGGTGCTCGTCGGCAACGGCAACGTGGCCGTGGACGTCGCCCGCATCCTCACCGCGGACCCCGAGGCGCTGGCCGGCACCGACATCGCCCCGCACGCCCTGGCCGCCCTGCGCCGCCACCGGGTGCGCGAGGTGGTGCTGGTGGCCCGCCGCGGCCCCGAGCACGCCGCCTTCACCCGCTCCGAGGCCCTGGCCCTGACCCGGGTGCCCGGGGTGGACGTGGTGGTCGACGACACCGCCGGGGTCGGGTCCACGCTGGACGCGCTGCCCGCCACGGCGTCGGCCTCCGCTGTGCGCGGGGCGCGGCGGCAGTCCGTGGACTGGACCGCGCCCCCGGCGCCGGGAACCCGGGTGGTCCTCGCGTTCGGCCGGACGCCCACCGCGGTCACCGCCGGGACGGACGGTCGGGTCGCCTCGGTGGAGCTGGCGACGGGCGAGACCGTGCGCGCCCAGCTCGTGGTGACCGCGACCGGCTACCGCGGCACCGCGCTGGACGGGGTCCCCTTCGACGCGAGCACGGCCACCGTGCGCAACGACGGCGGCCGGGTGCTGGACGCCGCGGGCGCGGTGGTGCCGGGGCAGTACGTCGTCGGCTGGGCCCGTCGCGGCACCGGCGGCGGCATCGGCGACAACCGCGCGGACGCCGAGGAGGTGGTGCGCGCGCTGCTCACCGACGTCGCGGCCGGCGCCACTGGCGCCACTGCCGCCTCTGGCGCCAAGTGCGGGCTTCTGGTCGCCATCCGGGGCGGAATGACGACCAGAAGCCCGCACTTGGCGGTTCTGGGTGGAGGGTCAGCCCGTCAGCGGACGGCGACGAGGTCCACGACGAAGACCAGCGCCGCACCGGGCTTGATGACACCCCCGGCACCCCGGTCGCCGTAG
- a CDS encoding AurF N-oxygenase family protein: MTATMDHAPAQQEREDVSARLLSSVAQLSYDPATEVDWDEPLDPALHGVNPQWCTLYGTALWDEMTEQQRVTLTRHEVCSIMSTGIWFEMILQQMVLRDQYCKDSSSSDFRFALTEIADECRHSMMFARACQTLGIKAYLPNRLSIQLGRGYKALASSEAAYGGILVAEEVLDVMQRDWMRGEDVLPMVRTTSRIHVVEESRHMTFARQQMRERLEGTSAAQRKVSAVVIASSAYFIVSNMVNPGVYEAAGLDRRRALAAAAGNEHHHAMMRTSSQHLVAFLRDCGLVTRPAEAVYRQLHML; the protein is encoded by the coding sequence ATGACCGCCACCATGGACCACGCTCCCGCCCAGCAGGAGCGCGAGGACGTCTCCGCCCGCCTGCTCAGCTCCGTCGCCCAGCTCTCCTACGACCCGGCCACCGAGGTGGACTGGGACGAGCCGCTGGACCCGGCCCTGCACGGGGTGAACCCGCAGTGGTGCACCCTGTACGGCACGGCGCTGTGGGACGAGATGACCGAGCAGCAGCGGGTCACGCTCACCCGGCACGAGGTGTGCTCGATCATGTCGACCGGCATCTGGTTCGAGATGATCCTGCAGCAGATGGTGCTGCGCGACCAGTACTGCAAGGACTCCTCGTCCTCGGACTTCCGCTTCGCGCTCACCGAGATCGCCGACGAGTGCCGGCACTCGATGATGTTCGCCCGCGCCTGCCAGACCCTGGGCATCAAGGCCTACCTGCCCAACCGCCTGAGCATCCAGCTGGGCCGCGGCTACAAGGCCCTGGCCAGCTCCGAGGCGGCCTACGGCGGCATCCTCGTCGCCGAGGAGGTCCTCGACGTCATGCAGCGCGACTGGATGCGGGGGGAGGACGTGCTGCCGATGGTCCGCACCACCAGCCGCATCCACGTGGTCGAGGAGTCGCGGCACATGACCTTCGCCCGCCAGCAGATGCGCGAGCGGCTCGAGGGCACCAGCGCCGCGCAGCGCAAGGTCAGCGCCGTCGTCATCGCCAGCTCGGCGTACTTCATCGTGTCCAACATGGTGAACCCGGGCGTCTACGAGGCCGCCGGGCTGGACCGCAGGCGCGCCCTGGCCGCAGCCGCCGGCAACGAGCACCACCACGCGATGATGCGCACCTCGAGCCAGCACCTGGTGGCCTTCCTCCGCGACTGCGGCCTGGTCACCAGGCCGGCGGAGGCCGTCTACCGCCAGCTGCACATGCTGTGA
- a CDS encoding PIG-L family deacetylase, producing MPLTIVSFHAHPDDEVLLTGGSLARAAAEGHRVVLVVATDGAAGLAADTAELGARRRGELAASATALGCARVVWLGHADSGWGDSARPGGFSEVETDVAAAGLVDVLRAESADVLTVYDPAGGYGHPDHVAVHRVGVRAAELAGTPRVLEATIDRRLLQRAVRAVSWIPGVHARVADLDHAYTAHEDITLVVDVRAHCAAKRAAMRAHASQAGGGGGVRTLALLLRLPGPLFRLALGREFYVERARS from the coding sequence GTGCCCCTGACGATCGTGTCGTTCCACGCGCACCCCGACGACGAGGTGCTGCTCACCGGGGGCAGCCTCGCCCGCGCCGCCGCGGAGGGGCACCGGGTGGTGCTGGTGGTCGCCACCGACGGCGCGGCGGGTCTCGCCGCGGACACCGCGGAGCTCGGGGCGCGGCGCCGGGGCGAGCTGGCGGCCTCGGCCACGGCCCTGGGCTGCGCCCGGGTGGTGTGGCTGGGCCACGCCGACTCCGGGTGGGGCGACAGCGCCCGGCCGGGCGGGTTCAGCGAGGTCGAGACGGACGTGGCCGCGGCGGGGCTGGTGGACGTGCTGCGGGCCGAGTCCGCCGACGTGCTCACCGTCTACGACCCCGCCGGCGGCTACGGCCACCCCGACCACGTGGCCGTGCACCGGGTGGGGGTGCGCGCCGCCGAGCTCGCCGGCACCCCGCGCGTGCTGGAGGCGACGATCGACCGCAGGCTGCTGCAGCGGGCGGTCCGGGCGGTCAGCTGGATCCCGGGGGTGCACGCGCGGGTCGCCGATCTCGACCACGCCTACACCGCGCACGAGGACATCACCCTGGTGGTGGACGTGCGGGCGCACTGCGCGGCCAAGCGGGCGGCCATGCGCGCGCACGCCAGCCAGGCCGGGGGCGGCGGCGGGGTGCGCACCCTCGCGCTGCTGCTGCGCCTGCCGGGTCCGCTGTTCCGGCTGGCCCTGGGCCGGGAGTTCTATGTCGAGCGCGCCCGGAGCTGA
- a CDS encoding lysylphosphatidylglycerol synthase transmembrane domain-containing protein encodes MTSTAPLRRLHPRLLASVAAVAGVVVLLAVLPRVVGTSWNPVGELLGSLPVRGLLLLLALWFAGLVSYSWVLTSSLPGLSTRRALLLNLSGSAVANVAPFGGAAGVGMNFAMVRSWRFTRSSFATFTVVSNLWDWLGKLVVAGVVLTWVLATDVLPDGPLSTAVESALVVLALVLSVVAVALTSARAARATGALLDRAVWFRPTAFGTSLPELRASTVAVARERWVPLTGGVVGYLLLQAVLLGACLHLLGSDLAPAAVLAGFAVERLLTLVPLTPGGAGFADAACATMLVALGGDPVVVAAAVLLYRGFTFLLEIPVGGLGILGWLLAQRRSAAVAAA; translated from the coding sequence GTGACGTCCACCGCGCCGCTCCGTCGACTGCACCCCAGGTTGCTGGCGTCGGTCGCCGCGGTGGCCGGGGTGGTGGTGCTGCTGGCCGTGCTCCCGCGCGTCGTCGGCACCTCGTGGAACCCGGTCGGCGAGCTGCTCGGGTCGCTGCCCGTGCGCGGGCTGCTCCTGCTGCTCGCCCTCTGGTTCGCCGGCCTGGTCAGCTACTCCTGGGTGCTCACCAGCTCGCTGCCCGGGCTCAGCACCCGCCGCGCGCTGCTGCTGAACCTCTCCGGCAGCGCGGTGGCCAACGTCGCGCCGTTCGGTGGTGCCGCCGGGGTCGGCATGAACTTCGCGATGGTGCGCTCCTGGCGCTTCACCCGGTCGAGCTTCGCGACCTTCACCGTCGTGAGCAACCTGTGGGACTGGCTGGGCAAGCTGGTGGTCGCCGGGGTCGTGCTGACCTGGGTGCTGGCCACCGACGTGCTGCCCGACGGACCGCTGTCCACCGCCGTCGAGTCCGCGCTGGTCGTCCTCGCGCTGGTCCTGTCCGTCGTCGCCGTCGCGCTGACCAGCGCCCGGGCCGCACGAGCCACCGGCGCCCTGCTCGACCGCGCGGTGTGGTTCCGGCCCACGGCGTTCGGCACCAGCCTGCCGGAGCTGCGAGCGAGCACCGTCGCGGTGGCGCGGGAGCGCTGGGTTCCGCTGACCGGCGGGGTGGTCGGGTACCTCCTGCTGCAGGCCGTCCTCCTGGGGGCCTGCCTGCACCTGCTGGGCAGCGACCTCGCGCCGGCCGCGGTGCTGGCCGGGTTCGCGGTCGAGCGGCTGCTCACCCTCGTGCCCCTCACCCCGGGCGGGGCCGGTTTTGCCGACGCCGCCTGCGCCACCATGCTCGTCGCCCTGGGTGGGGACCCGGTCGTGGTGGCGGCGGCGGTGCTGCTCTACCGCGGGTTCACCTTCCTGCTGGAGATCCCCGTCGGCGGGCTCGGCATCCTGGGCTGGCTGCTCGCCCAGCGCCGCTCGGCCGCGGTGGCGGCGGCGTGA
- a CDS encoding glycosyltransferase family 4 protein, whose translation MRIAHVTDCYLPRTGGIELQVRDLAAHQRAAGHEVEVLTSTEAAAGTPDEPGVRRLSRRRLRTELREFDAVHAHTSLVSPFAWTGAATGSDLGRPTVVTMHSVPPPGPVLWAAGLAAGWRRWDVQWSAVSEVAARPLRTMLPGREVRVLHNGIDVDAWVLPPRRQRVEELTVVSVMRLAQRKRPIPLVKVLARVRAQVPEHVRLRAVLVGDGPRRADVERALARRGMDGWVHLAGRLDREQIRALYRESDLYLAPATLESFGLAALEARSAGLPVVAMRRGGVGEFVRDGVEGFLVDGDAQMAAVTARLLRDRNELETLRAHNTATAPSMTWERVVAASLAAYGAAPARR comes from the coding sequence GTGAGGATCGCGCACGTCACCGACTGCTACCTGCCGCGCACCGGCGGCATCGAGCTCCAGGTGCGCGACCTCGCCGCCCACCAGCGGGCGGCCGGCCACGAGGTGGAGGTGCTCACCAGCACCGAGGCCGCGGCCGGGACGCCCGACGAGCCCGGGGTCCGCCGTCTCTCCCGCCGCCGGCTGCGCACCGAGCTGCGCGAGTTCGACGCGGTCCACGCCCACACCTCGCTCGTCTCGCCCTTCGCGTGGACCGGAGCCGCCACCGGCTCGGACCTGGGCCGGCCGACGGTGGTGACCATGCACTCGGTGCCGCCGCCCGGGCCGGTCCTGTGGGCCGCCGGGCTCGCGGCGGGCTGGCGCCGCTGGGACGTGCAGTGGTCCGCCGTCAGCGAGGTGGCGGCCCGGCCGCTGCGCACCATGCTGCCCGGGCGCGAGGTGCGGGTGCTGCACAACGGGATCGACGTCGACGCGTGGGTGCTGCCGCCGCGTCGCCAGCGGGTCGAGGAGCTCACCGTCGTCAGCGTCATGCGGCTGGCCCAGCGCAAGCGCCCGATCCCCCTGGTGAAGGTGCTGGCGCGGGTGCGGGCGCAGGTCCCGGAGCACGTCCGCCTGCGGGCCGTGCTCGTCGGGGACGGCCCGCGGCGCGCGGACGTCGAGCGCGCACTGGCCCGGCGGGGCATGGACGGCTGGGTGCACCTGGCGGGGCGGCTGGACCGCGAGCAGATCCGGGCGCTGTACCGGGAGTCGGACCTCTACCTGGCCCCGGCGACCCTGGAGTCGTTCGGGCTCGCTGCGCTGGAGGCGCGCTCGGCCGGGCTGCCCGTGGTGGCCATGCGCCGCGGCGGGGTGGGCGAGTTCGTCCGCGACGGGGTGGAGGGGTTCCTCGTCGACGGCGACGCCCAGATGGCGGCCGTGACCGCGCGCCTGCTCCGCGACCGGAACGAGCTCGAGACCCTGCGCGCGCACAACACCGCGACCGCGCCGTCGATGACCTGGGAGCGGGTGGTGGCCGCGAGCCTGGCGGCCTACGGCGCCGCTCCCGCCCGTCGCTGA
- a CDS encoding MBL fold metallo-hydrolase: protein MTDWTTPGVYPVAPGVHRIPLPLPNDGLRAVNVYVIDDGDGPVLVDSGWAIPESLELLRAGLAELGTSVADVRRVLVTHVHRDHYTQAVSVRAESGADVALGVGERPSLEAILAPGDVGLARNVARLHRCGADELAGKLPRTDVDPGTWESPDTWLEPGTAVDLGARTLDSVPTPGHTRGHVVFVDAAASLLFAGDHVLPSITPSIGVEPEPSRLVLRDYMDSLRVVRGMPDRQLLPAHGAVTASAHDRIDELVAHHDTRLDDTLAAVTAGCTVMDVARVITWTRHQRSYAELDLFNSVLAVGETSAHLDLLVHQGRLTSREVDGVTRFG from the coding sequence ATGACGGACTGGACGACGCCCGGGGTGTACCCCGTCGCCCCCGGGGTGCACCGCATCCCGCTGCCCCTGCCCAACGACGGGCTGCGCGCGGTCAACGTCTACGTCATCGACGACGGGGACGGCCCGGTGCTCGTGGACTCCGGGTGGGCCATCCCCGAGTCGCTGGAGCTGCTGCGCGCCGGTCTCGCCGAGCTGGGGACGTCGGTGGCCGACGTGCGACGGGTGCTCGTCACCCACGTGCACCGCGACCACTACACGCAGGCGGTCAGCGTGCGGGCCGAGTCCGGGGCCGACGTGGCCCTCGGGGTCGGCGAGCGGCCGTCGCTGGAGGCCATCCTGGCGCCGGGCGACGTCGGCCTGGCGCGCAACGTGGCGCGGCTGCACCGCTGCGGCGCCGACGAGCTGGCCGGGAAGCTGCCCCGCACGGACGTCGACCCCGGTACCTGGGAGTCCCCGGACACCTGGCTCGAGCCCGGCACGGCCGTCGACCTCGGCGCCCGCACCCTGGACTCCGTGCCCACCCCCGGCCACACCCGGGGCCACGTCGTGTTCGTGGACGCCGCCGCGAGCCTGCTGTTCGCCGGCGACCACGTGCTGCCCTCGATCACCCCGTCCATCGGGGTGGAGCCCGAACCGTCGCGGCTGGTGCTGCGCGACTACATGGACTCGCTGCGGGTGGTGCGCGGCATGCCGGACCGGCAGCTGCTGCCCGCCCACGGCGCGGTGACCGCCAGCGCGCACGACCGCATCGACGAGCTGGTCGCCCACCACGACACGCGGCTGGACGACACCCTGGCTGCGGTGACGGCGGGGTGCACGGTCATGGACGTCGCCCGGGTCATCACGTGGACCCGGCACCAGCGCAGCTACGCCGAGCTGGACCTGTTCAACTCGGTGCTGGCCGTGGGGGAGACCTCGGCGCACCTGGACCTGCTGGTGCACCAGGGGCGCCTGACAAGCCGCGAGGTGGACGGGGTCACCCGGTTCGGCTGA
- a CDS encoding VOC family protein has protein sequence MEQRISLVTLGVDDLDRARTFYEALGWRGQEVERTVFFQAGGLVVALWGRADLAAECGLTDRWSAGGGGIALAHNVHSRSEVDQVVAAAAQAGARVTRPAAETSYGGYAAVFTDPDGHAWEVAHNPGFALAADGTLTVPDFGLS, from the coding sequence GTGGAGCAGCGGATCAGCCTCGTCACCCTCGGCGTGGACGACCTCGACCGGGCGCGAACGTTCTACGAGGCGTTGGGCTGGCGGGGCCAGGAGGTCGAGCGGACGGTGTTCTTCCAGGCCGGCGGCCTGGTGGTCGCGCTCTGGGGGCGGGCCGACCTCGCGGCCGAGTGCGGGCTGACCGATCGGTGGTCGGCCGGTGGCGGCGGGATCGCGCTGGCGCACAACGTGCACAGCCGGTCCGAGGTGGACCAGGTGGTCGCCGCCGCCGCGCAGGCCGGGGCCCGGGTGACGAGGCCGGCCGCCGAGACCTCCTACGGCGGCTACGCGGCGGTGTTCACCGATCCGGACGGCCACGCCTGGGAGGTCGCGCACAACCCCGGTTTCGCCCTGGCGGCCGACGGGACGCTGACGGTGCCGGACTTCGGCCTCAGCTGA